The Deinococcus carri genome segment TCGAAACCGATGAGAAGCTCGATCCCATCGCCCTGAGCCGCGTGGTGGCGCAGGTGGCGCAGGCCGAGGGCGCGGGCCTGATTCTGGTCGGCGGGCAGGAGGCCGATTGGGACAGCCAGGCGCTGGGGGCCGCGACCGCCGAACGCCTGGGCTGGCCGCAGCTCACCTGGACCAATGAGCTGAAGCTCGAAGGCGAGACGCTCACCGGGCGGCACGACGTGGACGACGGCAACGAGAGCTTCCGCGCCGCGCTGCCTGCCGTGGTCACCACCCAGCAGGGCCTCAACGAGCCGCGCTACCCGACCCTGCCCAACATCATGAAGGCCAAGAAAAAGGAACTTCGCAAGGACGACCTGGGCACTTACGGCGCGCAGCCGACCGTGCGGGTGGTGCAGAGCGAGATTCAGACCCGCGCCCGACTCAACAAGATGATCGACGGCAAGGATCCGCAGGCCGCCGCCGAGCAGCTTCTCGACCTCCTGCGGAACGAAGCGAAGGTGCTCGCATGATCCTGATCGTTGCCGAACACGCGGGCGGCAAGCTCGCCAAATCCACCCTGGAAATGGTCACGGCCGCCCGGCAGTCGGGCCGTGAAGGCCCCGTCACGGTGCTGGTGCTGGGCCAGGGGGTCGCGGACATCGCCAACGCCGCCGCCGCCGTGGCCGATCAGGTGCTGGTCGCGGATATGCCCCAGCTCGCCACCTACAACGCCGAGGTCTGGGCCGCCGCCACCGCGCAGATTGCCCAGGAGGGCGAGGCCAGCACCATCATCATCGGCGGGAGCCGCTCGGGCCGCGAGTACGCCCCCCGTGTGGCCGTGAAGCTGGACGCCCCGTACCTCGAAGACGTGATCAGGCTCAGCGCCCAGGGCAATGCCCTCCAGGCGCAGCGCTACACCTACCTCGCCCGCGTGACCGAGACGGTCGAGGCCGAGGCCCCGGTCATCGTGGTGACGGTGAAGCCCGGTTCCTTTGCGCCCGCAGCGGCGGCAGGGGCGTCGGGCGAGCAGTACGACGTGGAACTCGACCTCCCCGCGCCCCGTGTGGAAGTGACCGGCAAGAGCGTCGAAAAGAGCAGCCGCGTGGCGCTGACCGAGGCCGACGTGATCGTGACTGGCGGGCGCGGCGTGGGCAGCCCCGAGAACTTTGCCACCTACGTGGAGGGCCTGGCCGACCGCATCGGGGCGGGCGTGGGCGCGACCCGCGCCGTCGTGGACGCGGGCTGGCGGCCCTACGCCGAGCAGGTGGGGCAGACCGGGAAGACCGTACAGCCGGGAGCCTACATCGCCCTGGGCGTGAGCGGCGCGGTGCAGCACCTCTCGGGCATGGGCAAGAGCAAGTACATCGTCGCCATCAACAAGGACGCCGAGGCCCCGATCTTCAAGGTCGCGGACTACGGCATCGTGGGCGACGTGAACCAAATTGTGCCCGCGCTGATTGAAGCCGCTGGCAAGTAATACGGGATTGCTCTGATTCCAGAACATCCGGGACGGCACCGGATGTTCTTCCATCGCCGCAACCCCGTCCTTTTTGCTTCTCGCTCCGCTCGGATGATTCGAAGGAATCATCGCAAGTTGGTGTAAGTCTTTTCCGGCAGCGCCGCTCCCCTCCGTGTGAGGGTGGGCGGCGTTTGCTGTTGGGCGGCGAACCTGGCTAGACTGGGGACATAGCACAATCCAGCTTCCCAGGAGTCCCCATGAAGAAACTGGCCTTTGCCGTCCCCCTGGCCCTGACCCTCGCCGCCTGTGGGCAGTCCCCCACCGCTTCCACGTCCGGCAGTCTGACGGCCGCTTATGCGTCCCGCCCCGAACTTCAGGACCCGGACAGCCAGGCCATCCTGGCGCGCTACGCCAACGACCCCGGTCTGCTGGCCGCCCTTCAGGAGGCGTATGGGGAGCGGCCCGCTGACCTCTCGCGCCCCGCCGCGCCCGCCCTCACGGGGCTGGACCTCGCCAGCGACCGTCTCGCCTACATCAAGCGGGTGGCGTGGGGCACGGTGGCCGCCTACAACGGCGAGTACGCCAACCAGAGTGCCGTAAATGCCCGTTATCCTGGCCTGGACTGGTCGCGTGACGGATGCAGCGCCCCGGACGGCGTGGGCCTGGGCTACCGCGAGGACTTCCGGCCCGCCTGCAACGTCCACGACTTCGGCTACCGCAACCTCAAGGTCTACCAGCGTACGGATGCCAACCGCCTCGCCACCGACGACGCCTTCTACAAGAACATGAAGGTCATCTGTGAGGCCAAGAGCTGGTACAAGGAGCCGCCCTGCTACACCGCGGCCTATGCCTACTATCAGGGTGTGCGGGTGGGTGGGGGCAGCAGCTTCCAGTAGGGCTTGTGGCTGGGGGCAGGGCATCTTGTAGCGAGCTTCCTCCAGCCCCCCCAGCCCCCACCGGGGGAACGTCTCCGCCGCGCGGGGCGGCCCGCGCGTTGACGCCAGGCTTGTTGACGTGTCTCTTCTCTTGGTGGAGGGGGAGCTTTTCGCTGCGCTCGGCAAGGGGGCTCCTGGCGTTGGAAAGCTTGCCAAGCTTCGCCCCGGTTTCCCACTGGTCGCCATGCCTGGCCTGCCGGGCGGCCTCGGTCCTGGCGGCCCGAACGGCTCGTCTTCCAGGCCTACCCGGTTGAAGGGTAGGACCTGGGCGTCAGCTCCAAAGTTGAAAAAACAGGGAAGCGGGAGCTGATGCGGGGAGAGCAGGGGAGAGGTGTTGCTGCATAACCGCCCCGTGCAGTTTTCAGTGCTCAATGGTACGGACACTTTTGGAGACGAGGTTTTTCACTCTTGGGGAACGCTGGGAGGGAGTTAGCCCAGGTGTCGTGTCAGACGGCAAACTTTGCATCCCTCCCCTTGAAGTTATGCAACGGTTTGGTTGCGGCTTTCCCTCACCCGATTTCCAGCACTGTCGCATGCGCCAGACCCGCTGCCTTTGCCGCTCGCCATGCCCCACGCGCGTCCCCCCGCGCTACCCGGTCCATAAAGGCCTCATGGCGCGCCAGTGTGGTCAGCACCCAGAAGTCGCCCCAGGCTTCCAGGCCCCACTCGTTGCGCATGGCCCTGGCGGCAGCCTCCCAGATGGGTTCGGACAGGTGTTCCAGTGGCGCGATGAAGTGCAGTTCGCCGTCAGTGCCGGGAGTGCGGGCCACCTCGCGGCGGTAGCTCTCGCGTTCGCGGCGGGTCA includes the following:
- a CDS encoding electron transfer flavoprotein subunit beta/FixA family protein, yielding MKILTLVRQVPDAEARVKINAQNVDLEGTTLVIDGMDEYGVEEALRLREGGAGVEEIVALAVGPKRVEDALRTALAMGVDRAIHVETDEKLDPIALSRVVAQVAQAEGAGLILVGGQEADWDSQALGAATAERLGWPQLTWTNELKLEGETLTGRHDVDDGNESFRAALPAVVTTQQGLNEPRYPTLPNIMKAKKKELRKDDLGTYGAQPTVRVVQSEIQTRARLNKMIDGKDPQAAAEQLLDLLRNEAKVLA
- a CDS encoding electron transfer flavoprotein subunit alpha/FixB family protein translates to MILIVAEHAGGKLAKSTLEMVTAARQSGREGPVTVLVLGQGVADIANAAAAVADQVLVADMPQLATYNAEVWAAATAQIAQEGEASTIIIGGSRSGREYAPRVAVKLDAPYLEDVIRLSAQGNALQAQRYTYLARVTETVEAEAPVIVVTVKPGSFAPAAAAGASGEQYDVELDLPAPRVEVTGKSVEKSSRVALTEADVIVTGGRGVGSPENFATYVEGLADRIGAGVGATRAVVDAGWRPYAEQVGQTGKTVQPGAYIALGVSGAVQHLSGMGKSKYIVAINKDAEAPIFKVADYGIVGDVNQIVPALIEAAGK
- a CDS encoding phospholipase A2 — translated: MKKLAFAVPLALTLAACGQSPTASTSGSLTAAYASRPELQDPDSQAILARYANDPGLLAALQEAYGERPADLSRPAAPALTGLDLASDRLAYIKRVAWGTVAAYNGEYANQSAVNARYPGLDWSRDGCSAPDGVGLGYREDFRPACNVHDFGYRNLKVYQRTDANRLATDDAFYKNMKVICEAKSWYKEPPCYTAAYAYYQGVRVGGGSSFQ